One Candidatus Palauibacter australiensis genomic window carries:
- a CDS encoding ATP-grasp domain-containing protein — MHVVFVEPLFPGNQKDFVRGLHEVGAEVSAVGEAPLEALGSDLHRWLTCYEQVGSVCDEGALAHAVHEIHRRRPVDRLEATVEAHILPVARVREAAGLAGTSVKTAHLCRDKPAMKDALRDAGIATAQSMGGGDADEIAAFGRRVGYPLIVKPRAGAGASGTVRVDDEAQLAALLPRLGVGRGAEVAVEEFVDGHEAFYDTLTVGGTVVHDFMTHYYPNVLEAMRTREVSPQFIATNRIDTASAYAEVRELGRRVIDALEIGTSATHMEWFFGEKGLKFSEIGCRPPGVRAWDLYGAANEMDVYREWASCIVHGRKLRDASRRYSAGIVTLRPENDGRIAGYEGLEKVETRFGEWIIDTHLPPPGTPTQPVEAGYMANAWLRLRHPDYDELRRMLDAVGRWVRVRAA, encoded by the coding sequence ATGCACGTCGTATTCGTCGAACCCCTGTTTCCCGGGAACCAGAAGGACTTCGTGCGCGGTCTGCACGAAGTCGGCGCCGAGGTGTCCGCGGTGGGCGAAGCGCCGCTGGAAGCGCTGGGCTCCGATCTGCACCGGTGGCTCACCTGCTACGAGCAGGTCGGCTCGGTGTGCGATGAGGGCGCGCTCGCGCACGCCGTTCACGAGATCCACCGGCGGCGCCCCGTGGACCGCCTCGAGGCCACGGTCGAAGCCCACATCCTCCCGGTCGCACGCGTGCGGGAAGCCGCGGGACTGGCCGGGACCTCCGTGAAGACCGCGCACCTGTGCCGCGACAAGCCGGCGATGAAGGACGCCCTTCGCGATGCGGGGATCGCGACCGCCCAGTCGATGGGCGGAGGCGACGCGGACGAGATCGCGGCGTTCGGCCGGAGGGTCGGTTATCCGCTCATCGTCAAGCCTCGCGCGGGGGCGGGCGCCTCGGGCACGGTTCGCGTCGACGATGAGGCACAGCTCGCGGCACTGCTCCCGCGCCTCGGCGTGGGGCGCGGCGCCGAAGTTGCCGTAGAGGAGTTCGTGGACGGACACGAGGCCTTCTATGACACGCTGACGGTGGGCGGCACGGTCGTCCACGATTTCATGACGCACTACTACCCGAACGTGCTCGAGGCCATGCGGACGCGGGAGGTGTCGCCCCAGTTCATCGCCACGAACCGGATCGACACCGCCTCCGCCTACGCGGAGGTCCGGGAACTCGGACGGCGGGTCATCGACGCGCTCGAGATCGGGACATCCGCCACCCACATGGAATGGTTCTTCGGCGAGAAAGGGCTCAAGTTCTCCGAGATCGGCTGCCGCCCGCCCGGCGTGCGGGCCTGGGACCTGTACGGGGCGGCGAACGAAATGGACGTGTACCGCGAATGGGCGTCCTGCATCGTGCATGGCCGGAAACTGCGAGACGCGTCGCGCCGCTACTCCGCGGGGATCGTGACGCTGCGGCCCGAAAACGATGGGCGGATCGCGGGGTACGAGGGCCTGGAGAAGGTGGAAACCCGCTTCGGGGAGTGGATCATCGATACGCACCTGCCGCCGCCCGGCACGCCCACCCAGCCGGTGGAGGCCGGGTACATGGCCAACGCCTGGCTCCGGCTGCGGCACCCGGACTACGACGAACTGCGCCGCATGCTCGACGCCGTCGGACGCTGGGTGAGAGTGCGCGCCGCATGA